One genomic segment of Cellulophaga sp. HaHaR_3_176 includes these proteins:
- a CDS encoding Na+/H+ antiporter NhaC family protein: protein MENYGLLSILPPVIAIILALKTKQVYIALLFGIWFSWVIMNDWNVLTGTLSAIEGMVNVFKSEGNTRTIMFSALVGALLLFIQYSKGVEGFINQLNKVITYFEKKQKGYSRVVVQLLAVFTGLLLFVETSISSLTVGTLYRPVFDKLKIPREKLAYIADSSSAPSSILIPFNAWGAFIMGLLVTQGLENPFGLLLSSIMYNFYPILAIIIVFIVILTKKDIGPMAKAEKRTRETGKLLNDNSKPMLSSEVTSLAPKVGIQAKAYNMIVPLATMVFMMPINLVYTGWESVENATSFSDHVFQAIGQGSGSSSVLYAVLTAILVAMVMYRSQKIMKTKEMIDLVLKGISELMPLALLMLLAFAIGDACNQLGTGAFVANWSRDWLSPEFLPAIIFIISSFIAFSTGTSWGTFAIMMAIAVPMAEVHDASITLVIAATLGGGIFGDHCSPISDTSIISSMASASDHIDHVNTQLPYALIGGGVTVVLYLILGFLMN, encoded by the coding sequence ATGGAAAACTACGGCTTACTGTCAATTTTGCCACCAGTTATTGCGATTATTTTAGCGCTTAAAACTAAACAAGTATATATAGCTTTACTTTTTGGAATATGGTTTTCGTGGGTAATCATGAACGATTGGAATGTATTGACAGGAACCTTATCAGCCATAGAGGGTATGGTAAATGTTTTTAAATCAGAAGGAAACACAAGAACGATAATGTTTAGTGCACTTGTTGGTGCTTTATTATTATTTATTCAATACTCAAAAGGGGTAGAGGGTTTTATAAATCAATTAAATAAAGTAATAACATATTTTGAGAAAAAGCAAAAGGGGTATAGCAGAGTGGTAGTTCAGTTATTAGCAGTATTTACAGGCTTATTATTGTTTGTAGAAACAAGCATTAGCTCTTTAACAGTTGGTACGCTGTATAGGCCAGTTTTTGATAAATTAAAAATACCAAGAGAGAAGTTGGCTTACATTGCCGATTCTAGTTCTGCACCATCCTCAATTTTAATTCCTTTTAATGCTTGGGGAGCTTTTATAATGGGGTTGTTAGTTACACAGGGTTTAGAAAATCCTTTTGGGTTATTACTTTCTTCTATAATGTATAATTTCTACCCTATACTAGCTATAATAATTGTTTTTATAGTCATTTTGACCAAAAAAGATATTGGTCCGATGGCTAAAGCTGAAAAAAGAACTAGAGAAACAGGCAAACTTTTAAATGACAATTCTAAACCAATGCTTTCTAGTGAGGTAACTTCTTTAGCTCCAAAAGTAGGTATACAGGCAAAAGCTTATAATATGATAGTGCCATTGGCAACAATGGTATTTATGATGCCAATTAATTTGGTTTACACAGGTTGGGAATCAGTTGAAAATGCTACTTCATTTTCTGATCACGTTTTTCAGGCCATAGGGCAAGGCTCAGGCTCATCATCTGTTTTATATGCAGTACTTACCGCTATTTTGGTAGCAATGGTAATGTATCGATCACAAAAAATAATGAAAACCAAAGAAATGATTGATTTGGTTTTAAAAGGGATAAGTGAGTTAATGCCGTTGGCTTTATTAATGTTATTAGCATTTGCAATTGGTGATGCATGTAACCAATTAGGTACAGGAGCTTTTGTAGCAAACTGGTCTAGAGATTGGTTGTCACCAGAATTTTTGCCAGCAATTATATTTATAATTAGTTCATTTATAGCGTTCTCTACAGGTACTTCATGGGGTACTTTTGCTATCATGATGGCTATAGCTGTGCCGATGGCAGAAGTTCATGATGCATCTATAACCTTAGTAATAGCGGCAACTTTGGGTGGTGGTATTTTCGGAGATCACTGCTCTCCTATATCTGATACCTCTATAATTTCGTCAATGGCATCGGCAAGTGATCATATAGATCATGTAAATACACAACTGCCTTATGCCTTAATTGGTGGAGGAGTTACAGTAGTGTTGTACTTAATTTTAGGGTTTCTTATGAATTAA
- a CDS encoding helix-turn-helix transcriptional regulator: protein MENYPIYEIQNFNAHLNTNDLYINTFKNHLINHSFIESSHSHNFYLLVLFTNGTGTHKIDFNTFEIQKGAMYLIQPGQVHSWKLSDDIDGYIIFYSKEIYNSYFGQKKIQDYPFYESLNNISEVQFTEMELDDIEVYFRLLIKENIINNSRKIDKLLNLIDCIHIETSRKHLEENVNMYHSYHQRLESFDVILENYYKTEKSPSFYASELNITLKHLNRICKHVLNKTVTMLIAEKIVIESKRMLTFSDRAVGDIAQELGFENYSYFSKIFKKYTKTTPSKFRERLGADKW, encoded by the coding sequence ATGGAGAATTACCCTATTTATGAAATCCAGAATTTTAATGCTCATTTAAACACGAATGATTTATATATTAATACATTTAAAAATCACTTAATAAACCATAGTTTTATAGAGAGTTCTCATTCGCATAATTTTTATTTATTAGTTTTATTTACAAATGGGACAGGAACCCATAAAATAGATTTTAATACGTTTGAAATACAAAAAGGGGCTATGTATTTAATACAGCCAGGGCAAGTACATAGTTGGAAATTATCTGACGATATAGATGGCTATATAATTTTTTATTCGAAAGAAATTTATAATTCTTATTTCGGTCAGAAAAAAATACAAGATTATCCATTTTATGAATCTTTAAACAATATCTCCGAAGTCCAGTTTACTGAAATGGAGTTAGATGATATTGAAGTTTATTTCAGACTTCTTATTAAAGAAAATATAATTAATAATAGTAGAAAAATAGATAAGCTATTAAATCTTATTGATTGTATTCATATTGAAACTTCAAGAAAACATTTAGAAGAAAATGTAAACATGTATCATTCATACCATCAACGCTTGGAAAGCTTTGATGTTATTTTAGAAAATTATTATAAAACAGAAAAATCCCCATCTTTTTATGCATCGGAGTTAAATATTACTTTAAAACATTTAAACCGAATTTGTAAGCATGTTTTAAATAAAACGGTAACCATGCTTATTGCAGAGAAAATTGTAATTGAAAGTAAGCGTATGTTAACTTTTAGTGATAGAGCTGTTGGTGATATTGCTCAAGAATTAGGATTTGAAAACTATTCGTATTTTTCTAAAATTTTTAAAAAATATACAAAAACTACACCTTCAAAATTTAGAGAACGGCTTGGAGCTGATAAGTGGTAA
- a CDS encoding DUF983 domain-containing protein: MNLFKETKLYSMITGACPVCHQESMYIESNPYKIGSTLKMHERCSHCSTKYKMEPSFFFGAMYVSYPVGIAFACAAFVISYFILKIDILTSFLIICGVMIFLLPIILRLSRNIWINFFKSYKKQKTPS, translated from the coding sequence ATGAATTTATTTAAAGAAACAAAATTATATAGTATGATTACAGGTGCCTGCCCTGTATGCCACCAAGAAAGTATGTATATCGAGTCTAACCCATATAAAATTGGGTCTACATTAAAAATGCATGAACGTTGCAGCCATTGTAGTACAAAATATAAAATGGAGCCTTCTTTCTTCTTTGGAGCTATGTATGTTAGTTACCCTGTTGGTATCGCATTTGCATGCGCAGCTTTTGTTATTTCTTATTTCATTTTGAAAATTGACATCTTAACTTCTTTTTTAATCATTTGTGGCGTAATGATTTTTCTGCTCCCAATTATACTTCGATTATCTAGGAATATATGGATCAATTTTTTCAAAAGCTATAAAAAACAAAAAACACCATCTTAA
- a CDS encoding SDR family oxidoreductase produces the protein MENILIAGANGTTGKKIVNLLKETQYFNPIAMVRKEDQKKQFQDKNIDVILADLENKDLSKATENIDKIIFAAGSGGKKVVEVDQEGAKNLINAAKSNGTKKFVMLSTMGADNPDQAKDLKEYLEAKHNADVFLKESGLNYAIVRPGSLTNDKGTGKVTLSKKLNQQGSISRDDVAQTLVRSLHDDVANKEMFEILKGDTLIGDALDTVKS, from the coding sequence ATGGAAAATATATTAATAGCTGGCGCCAATGGTACCACAGGAAAAAAAATAGTAAATCTTTTAAAAGAAACTCAATATTTTAACCCAATAGCAATGGTTCGTAAAGAGGATCAAAAAAAGCAGTTTCAAGATAAAAACATAGACGTTATACTTGCTGATTTAGAAAATAAAGATCTTTCTAAAGCGACAGAAAACATAGATAAAATAATTTTCGCAGCAGGATCTGGTGGAAAAAAAGTTGTTGAAGTAGACCAAGAAGGTGCAAAAAACTTAATTAATGCAGCAAAATCTAATGGAACTAAAAAATTTGTTATGCTTAGCACAATGGGTGCTGACAACCCCGACCAAGCAAAGGATTTAAAAGAGTATTTAGAAGCTAAACACAATGCAGATGTATTCTTGAAAGAAAGTGGATTAAACTATGCTATTGTTAGACCTGGGAGCTTAACTAATGATAAAGGAACTGGAAAAGTTACATTATCTAAGAAATTAAATCAACAAGGTTCTATTAGCAGAGATGATGTAGCACAAACATTAGTAAGGAGTTTACATGATGATGTTGCAAATAAAGAAATGTTCGAAATTTTAAAAGGTGACACTTTAATTGGTGATGCTCTTGATACTGTAAAAAGTTAA
- a CDS encoding CPXCG motif-containing cysteine-rich protein: MFEHYFQCPYCWEEISMLLDSSVTNQTYIEDCEVCCNPIELTPKFQDNELIGFEANDIEQ, translated from the coding sequence ATGTTCGAACATTATTTTCAATGTCCATACTGTTGGGAAGAGATATCAATGCTTTTAGATAGTTCTGTAACAAATCAAACATATATTGAAGATTGTGAGGTTTGTTGTAACCCGATAGAGCTCACGCCTAAATTTCAGGATAATGAGCTTATCGGATTTGAAGCTAATGATATTGAACAGTAA
- a CDS encoding TolC family protein, protein MKKLYIILFFSFYGGLFAQEKLLTKEEAIQSALENNFGIKIAKNDIKVAENNKSILNSGYLPTLTGNSGVNYNKLNSNTEYPGQFLDSGEARPDLEINDAESNSFNASLNLNYTLFDGLGRYYSYKQLKEQYQLSALQARETIESTVVQMFSVYFQVARLTENKNVLKNALEISNDRIKRAEYAFEYGQNTKLDILNAQVDATNDSISLLNAKQQLTNAKRDLNVVLSRSLNENFQVDTIVSFISPLLLDSYIAKVNENNVSLLRNEKNLKINEYDIKVNQSGYLPTVGLSGSYGWNLNNSAPSSFLPGQIIPGTSRDSYNLAVGASLTWNLFDGGGTTVRVRNSKIAYQNQELLKEQITLEVNRDVENARAIYSNLLNIYQIQEQNVLTNENNFNRSKEQFQLGRISSIEFRQAQINLLNANTNKNLAKYDAKLAELQLLQLTGQLLNVEY, encoded by the coding sequence ATGAAGAAACTATATATAATTTTATTTTTCAGCTTCTATGGCGGACTTTTTGCTCAAGAAAAACTATTAACAAAAGAAGAAGCAATACAATCTGCATTAGAGAATAATTTTGGAATTAAAATCGCTAAAAACGATATTAAGGTAGCAGAAAATAACAAGAGTATTTTAAATTCAGGTTACTTACCAACCTTGACAGGTAATTCAGGAGTTAATTATAATAAATTAAATAGTAATACAGAGTATCCAGGACAATTTCTTGATAGTGGAGAAGCAAGACCAGATTTAGAGATAAATGATGCTGAGTCTAATTCTTTTAATGCTTCTTTAAATTTAAACTATACATTGTTTGATGGTTTAGGTAGGTATTATAGTTATAAGCAATTAAAAGAACAATATCAATTAAGTGCGTTACAGGCAAGAGAAACAATTGAGAGTACAGTTGTTCAAATGTTTAGTGTATATTTTCAAGTAGCACGATTGACTGAAAATAAAAATGTGTTGAAAAATGCCTTAGAGATTTCAAATGATCGAATAAAAAGAGCAGAGTATGCCTTTGAATATGGACAAAATACTAAACTAGATATTTTAAATGCACAAGTAGATGCAACAAATGATAGCATATCTCTTTTAAATGCAAAGCAACAGTTGACGAATGCAAAACGCGATTTAAATGTTGTATTAAGTAGAAGTTTAAATGAAAATTTTCAAGTAGATACCATTGTGTCATTTATTTCTCCTTTACTGTTAGATAGTTATATAGCTAAGGTTAATGAGAATAATGTTTCTTTATTGCGAAATGAGAAAAACCTAAAAATTAATGAGTACGATATAAAAGTTAATCAATCAGGGTATTTACCTACTGTTGGTTTATCGGGGTCGTACGGTTGGAACTTAAACAATAGTGCACCCTCATCATTTTTACCAGGTCAAATTATACCTGGTACAAGTAGAGATAGTTATAACTTAGCAGTAGGAGCAAGTTTAACATGGAATTTGTTTGATGGAGGTGGTACAACAGTTAGAGTGCGAAATTCTAAAATTGCATATCAAAATCAAGAATTATTGAAGGAGCAGATAACGTTAGAAGTTAATAGAGACGTTGAAAATGCAAGAGCTATCTATAGTAATTTGTTAAACATTTATCAGATACAAGAACAAAATGTACTTACAAATGAGAATAATTTTAATAGATCTAAAGAGCAATTTCAATTAGGTAGAATAAGTTCAATAGAGTTTAGGCAAGCACAGATAAATTTGCTGAATGCTAATACAAATAAAAACTTAGCCAAGTATGATGCTAAATTAGCAGAGCTGCAATTATTACAACTTACAGGTCAATTATTAAATGTAGAATATTAA
- a CDS encoding efflux RND transporter permease subunit produces MRSIIAYFIKYHVAVSVFVLAVTVFGIVGVLSLKSSFFPLVDSKIISITIAYPGASPQEIEEGIVLKIEDNLKGLEGVDRVTSTSRENSGSINVEIEKGENIDFMLLEVKNAVDRVPSFPTGMEPLVVAKNENIRETISFAISGDNIPLVTLKQIGRQIENDIRGIEGISQIEISGFPDEEIEIAVNENSLLAYGLSFSDVAAAVSNANILVTGGNIKTDAEEYLIRANNRSYYGDELTNLIIKASITGQVIRLKDVAIIRDRFEESPNASYYNGNLSVSVSITNTNSEDLLTSAERVNEYIEDFNQKYNNVELSVVRDLSITLNQRTQLLITNAWQGMLLVLIFLSLFLNTRLAFWVAFGLPISFLGMFIFAGYFDVTINILSLFGMIIVIGILVDDGIVIAENIYQHYEKGKSPMQAAIDGTLEVVPPIVSAIITTLLAFSMFLFLDGRIGDVFSEVSVIVILTLVVSLVEALVILPAHLAHSKALKPTDKKPKSKIGQAFAKLRVINQAGDRFMNWMRDEFYSPILKFALNYKILTFSFFAIALALTFGSVGAGIIRTAFFPNVASDRVSVSLEMPNGTNEIITDSIITLIESKAKIVNQEFTEKYLKGTDKVLFDNLIKTIGSGSSTASLAINLLPGEERPAEITSELVTNRLRELVGPVIGVESLVYGSGGNFGGNPIAVSLLSNNIDELKAAKKELKLALENNSLLKDVADNDPAGIKEIKLQLKENAYLLGLDLQSIMVQVRSGFFGVQAQRFQRGEDEIKVWVRYDRENRSSITDLDEMRITTPSGSKVPLKEIASYIIERGDVAINHLEGQREIQITADLKNSKETSATDIMLDIQQNIIPDIQSKYSSVSALYEGQNREANKFVDSLRFVGLSVLALIYITIAFTFRSFSQPLMLLLLIPFCLPAVSWGHWIHGFPVNILSLLGIIALIGIMVNDGLVLIGKFNSNLKEGMTFDDAIYEAGRSRFRAIFLTSITTIAGLAPLLLEVSRQAQFLKPMAISISYGIAFATVLTLVMLPLFLAFSNKLKVITKWLVTGETIKKEEVERAIKEKEEEEHFN; encoded by the coding sequence ATGAGAAGTATTATAGCGTATTTCATTAAGTATCATGTAGCGGTTTCTGTATTTGTTTTAGCTGTAACAGTATTTGGTATCGTAGGTGTATTATCTTTAAAATCTTCTTTTTTTCCTTTAGTAGATTCAAAAATCATATCGATAACAATTGCTTACCCAGGAGCTTCACCTCAAGAAATAGAAGAGGGAATTGTTTTAAAAATAGAAGATAATTTAAAAGGGCTTGAAGGTGTTGATAGGGTGACTTCTACTTCAAGAGAAAATAGTGGTTCTATAAACGTTGAAATTGAAAAAGGAGAAAATATCGATTTCATGCTTTTAGAAGTGAAAAATGCAGTCGATAGAGTTCCTTCTTTCCCTACAGGTATGGAGCCTTTGGTAGTCGCTAAAAATGAAAATATTAGAGAGACAATTAGTTTTGCAATAAGTGGCGATAATATACCGCTTGTAACATTAAAACAAATTGGTAGGCAAATTGAGAATGATATTAGAGGTATAGAGGGAATTTCTCAAATTGAAATTTCTGGTTTTCCAGATGAAGAAATAGAAATAGCTGTAAATGAAAACAGCCTTTTGGCTTATGGCCTTTCGTTTAGCGATGTGGCAGCGGCTGTTTCGAATGCAAACATTTTAGTAACAGGTGGTAATATTAAAACGGATGCAGAAGAGTATCTAATAAGGGCTAACAATAGGTCTTATTATGGAGATGAGCTTACGAACCTTATTATTAAAGCATCAATAACGGGCCAAGTAATTCGGTTAAAAGATGTAGCTATTATTAGAGATCGTTTTGAAGAATCTCCAAATGCATCATATTACAACGGAAACTTGTCTGTATCAGTTTCAATTACAAATACAAATTCTGAAGATTTACTAACCTCCGCAGAAAGAGTAAATGAATATATAGAAGATTTTAATCAAAAATATAACAATGTAGAACTGAGTGTTGTTAGGGATTTATCAATAACACTTAACCAACGAACGCAGCTTTTGATTACAAATGCATGGCAAGGAATGTTGTTAGTGCTTATATTTTTATCATTATTTTTAAATACACGATTGGCATTTTGGGTAGCTTTTGGGTTGCCAATATCTTTTTTAGGAATGTTTATTTTTGCAGGTTATTTTGATGTAACTATAAATATTTTATCATTGTTTGGTATGATAATCGTTATCGGTATTTTAGTCGATGATGGTATTGTTATAGCGGAAAATATCTATCAACATTACGAGAAGGGTAAATCACCAATGCAAGCAGCAATAGATGGTACTTTAGAGGTAGTTCCCCCAATTGTATCAGCTATCATTACGACGCTATTAGCATTTTCAATGTTTTTGTTTTTAGATGGTCGAATTGGTGATGTATTTAGTGAGGTTTCTGTAATTGTAATACTAACTCTTGTGGTATCATTAGTTGAAGCATTAGTTATACTTCCTGCACATTTAGCACACTCTAAGGCTCTAAAACCAACTGATAAAAAACCAAAATCTAAAATAGGACAAGCTTTTGCGAAATTAAGAGTCATCAACCAAGCAGGCGATCGTTTTATGAATTGGATGCGGGATGAATTTTATAGTCCAATATTAAAATTTGCATTAAATTATAAAATTCTTACGTTTTCGTTTTTTGCAATTGCGTTAGCATTAACCTTTGGTTCTGTAGGAGCAGGTATTATTAGAACTGCTTTTTTTCCAAATGTAGCGAGTGATCGAGTGTCGGTTAGTTTAGAAATGCCAAATGGTACAAATGAAATTATTACTGATTCGATCATAACTTTAATAGAATCTAAAGCGAAAATTGTAAATCAAGAATTTACAGAAAAATACTTAAAAGGGACAGATAAAGTTCTTTTTGATAATTTAATAAAAACGATAGGCTCAGGCTCTTCTACAGCATCATTAGCAATAAATCTTTTACCAGGAGAAGAAAGGCCAGCCGAAATTACATCAGAATTGGTTACAAATAGGTTGCGAGAGCTTGTTGGACCAGTAATTGGTGTAGAAAGTTTAGTTTATGGTAGTGGAGGTAATTTTGGTGGTAATCCTATTGCAGTTTCATTGTTAAGTAATAATATAGATGAATTAAAAGCAGCTAAAAAAGAATTGAAATTAGCACTAGAAAACAATTCATTATTAAAAGATGTTGCTGATAATGACCCAGCAGGTATAAAAGAAATTAAACTACAGTTAAAAGAAAACGCTTATTTATTAGGATTAGACTTGCAATCAATAATGGTACAAGTAAGATCAGGCTTTTTTGGTGTGCAAGCACAACGTTTCCAGCGTGGTGAAGATGAAATTAAAGTTTGGGTTCGTTATGATAGAGAAAACAGATCATCAATAACAGATTTAGACGAAATGAGAATTACCACTCCGAGTGGTAGTAAGGTGCCTTTAAAAGAAATCGCGAGTTATATTATAGAACGTGGTGATGTAGCTATAAACCACTTAGAAGGACAACGAGAAATACAAATAACGGCTGATTTAAAAAACAGTAAAGAAACTAGTGCGACTGATATAATGTTAGATATTCAACAGAATATAATACCAGATATTCAATCTAAATATTCTTCAGTATCAGCCTTATATGAAGGGCAAAACAGAGAAGCTAACAAGTTTGTTGATTCATTAAGGTTTGTAGGGCTTTCTGTATTAGCGCTGATTTATATAACTATAGCTTTTACATTCCGTAGCTTCAGTCAGCCTTTAATGTTGTTGTTATTGATTCCTTTTTGTTTGCCAGCGGTATCTTGGGGGCATTGGATACATGGTTTTCCTGTAAATATTCTTTCTTTATTAGGTATCATAGCATTAATAGGTATTATGGTTAACGATGGCCTTGTGCTTATCGGTAAGTTTAACTCGAACCTAAAAGAAGGTATGACATTTGATGATGCAATTTATGAGGCAGGAAGATCTCGTTTTAGAGCTATATTTTTAACATCTATAACAACTATTGCTGGTTTAGCACCATTGCTTTTAGAAGTAAGTAGGCAGGCACAGTTTTTAAAGCCAATGGCAATTTCAATATCATATGGTATTGCATTTGCAACAGTTTTAACATTGGTAATGTTGCCTTTGTTTTTAGCTTTTAGTAATAAATTAAAAGTTATTACAAAGTGGTTAGTTACAGGAGAAACAATCAAAAAAGAAGAGGTTGAAAGAGCCATCAAAGAAAAAGAAGAGGAAGAACATTTTAATTAG
- a CDS encoding efflux RND transporter periplasmic adaptor subunit — MRKIVLSILGLVLIALSIYAATLLINSKNTKKPKPEKVVKTVFTTIAKNSSVPIIISAHGNVVAKRRVELYAEVQGVFKKGNKFFKEGESYNQGETIIRIDASEYKASVQSAKSNLYNLITSIMPDLRLDYPGIFDKWQAYLNAFDMNATTPVFPEMVSEKEKYFISGRGLLTNYYNVKNLEQRLAKYRISAPFKGVLTEVLVNEGTLVRTGQKLGEFINIDVYELEVSIPKTYSDLLKIGESVNLINLNKTDEYKGVVTRINGNVDQASQTIKAFIEIKNESLKEGMYLEAKLNAKQEENAIEVNRGLLLESDQIFVVRDTILDVIDVKPIYFSDKTVILKDVPDGVTIVSKPVVGAYAGMLVKKIDDNLENTND, encoded by the coding sequence ATGAGAAAAATAGTATTATCTATTTTAGGCCTTGTCCTAATAGCACTTTCTATTTATGCAGCTACATTATTAATAAATAGTAAAAACACCAAAAAGCCTAAACCTGAAAAAGTAGTAAAAACTGTATTTACTACAATAGCTAAAAACAGTTCGGTACCTATAATAATTTCAGCACATGGTAATGTTGTTGCAAAACGACGTGTTGAATTATATGCAGAAGTACAAGGGGTTTTTAAAAAAGGGAATAAATTTTTCAAAGAAGGAGAAAGTTATAATCAAGGAGAAACTATAATTAGAATTGATGCATCAGAATATAAGGCTAGTGTACAATCGGCTAAAAGCAATTTATACAATCTTATAACTTCGATAATGCCAGACTTAAGATTAGATTATCCTGGGATTTTTGACAAATGGCAAGCCTACTTAAATGCATTTGATATGAATGCAACAACACCTGTTTTTCCAGAAATGGTTTCTGAAAAAGAAAAGTATTTTATTTCAGGCCGTGGCTTATTGACGAATTATTACAATGTTAAAAATCTTGAACAACGATTGGCCAAATATCGAATATCAGCTCCTTTTAAAGGAGTTTTAACAGAGGTTTTAGTAAATGAAGGCACGTTGGTTCGAACAGGTCAAAAACTTGGAGAGTTTATAAATATAGATGTTTATGAGCTTGAAGTATCTATACCTAAAACATATAGCGATTTATTAAAGATAGGCGAAAGTGTTAATTTAATAAACCTAAATAAAACAGACGAATATAAAGGTGTTGTAACCCGAATAAATGGTAATGTAGATCAAGCGTCACAAACCATTAAAGCTTTTATTGAAATTAAAAATGAAAGCTTGAAGGAAGGAATGTATTTAGAAGCTAAACTAAATGCAAAACAAGAAGAAAACGCTATTGAAGTAAATAGAGGATTACTTTTAGAAAGTGATCAGATTTTTGTAGTTAGAGATACTATTCTAGATGTCATTGATGTTAAGCCAATTTACTTTTCAGATAAAACCGTAATATTAAAAGATGTTCCTGATGGAGTAACTATAGTTTCTAAACCCGTAGTTGGTGCTTATGCAGGTATGTTAGTGAAAAAAATAGACGATAACTTAGAAAATACGAACGACTAA